In Cervus elaphus chromosome 31, mCerEla1.1, whole genome shotgun sequence, one DNA window encodes the following:
- the LOC122687480 gene encoding olfactory receptor 5H2-like, which yields MDTKNATLLSMFVLTGLPYQLEWQIPLFLLFLVIYLITTMGNLGLIYLIYNDPHLHTPMYLFLGSLAFVDSWISSTVTPKMLVNFFARSKMISLSECVLQFTSFAFGGTTECFLLATMAYDRYVAICKPLLYPVIMTNRLCIQLLVSSFVAGLIHPMIHVGALFRLTFCKSNIIHHFYCDIMPLFKISCTDPSINVLMVFISSGSIQVLSIMTVLVSYALVLYMVLKKKSGQGIRKAFSTCGAHLLSVSLYYGSLLFMYMRPGSTQPDDEDMMDSLFYTIIIPLLNPIIYSLRNKKVIDSLTKVLKRNA from the coding sequence ATGGATACTAAAAATGCAACTCTGCTGTCAATGTTTGTTCTCACCGGACTTCCCTATCAACTGGAGTGGCAAATCCCCCTATTCCTGTTGTTCTTGGTGATATACCTCATCACCACTATGGGAAACCTTGGACTAATTTATCTCATCTACAATGACCCTCACcttcacacccccatgtacttatTCCTTGGGAGTTTAGCCTTCGTGGATTCTTGGATATCATCCACAGTGACCCCCAAGATGCTAGTCAATTTTTTTGCTAGGAGTAAAATGATATCTCTCTCTGAATGCGTGTTACAATTTACTTCCTTTGCATTTGGTGGAACCACAGAATGCTTCTTGCTTGCAACAATGGCTTATGATCGCTATGTGGCCATATGCAAGCCATTACTGTATCCAGTGATTATGACCAACAGACTATGCATCCAGCTGTTAGTCTCATCATTTGTAGCAGGACTTATTCATCCCATGATTCATGTAGGTGCTTTATTCAGGTTAACCTTCTGTAAGTCTAACATAATACATCACTTTTACTGTGACATCATGCCATTGTTTAAGATTTCTTGTACCGACCCTTCAATTAATGTCCTAATGGTGTTTATTTCCTCTGGGTCAATACAGGTGCTTAGCATTATGACTGTTCTTGTCTCTTATGCACTTGTTCTCTATATGGTTTTGAAAAAGAAGTCTGGACAAGGCATAAGaaaggccttctccacctgtggaGCCCACCTCCTGTCTGTCTCTTTATACTATGGGTCTCTTCTCTTCATGTATATGCGCCCTGGATCCACACAGCCTGATGATGAAGATATGATGGACTCTCTATTTTACACTATCATAATTCCCTTGTTAAATCCAATCATCTACAgcctgagaaataagaaagtcatAGATTCACTGACAAAAGTATTAAAGAGAAATGCTTAG